The nucleotide window TGAAGACGCGCCACGGTCTGCTGAGGTACTCTTGGGCATAGTTTTCATCATCACAAGTGCACGGACATACTACGAGGCTGTGGCGAAAGGAGCAGCCGCCTGCCGCAAACTCGTCACTGATGAAGGACCAATCGATGGATATCAACTCGTGTACGACATCGACGATCCAGCGCCACAACTCGTCGAACCCTGGCCCTCACTGCCCTCGGCGGCAACATTCGATTCTGAACTCGGGCAACAGCTACTCGAACGACTCGCCAACGTTAGCGACGACGATTCCATCAGATGGTCACCGGTCCATGGCAAGCCACCAATGCTCTACGATGAGTGGGGGCAATCGATCGACGACCTCGAGGACGTGCTTGAACTGGAAGAGAAAGCTCACCGTTGGTTGGTTCCGGCACTTGCACTCCACGAGCAACTGCAGTCACAAGACACTACGCAAGAAGAGCCGTGTATCCCAACCAAGAAACGACTCTTCTGCCAGCAATGCGACCAAGAGACGGTTCACGGGTTTGATAGCCGTGATTCCGTTCCTGACTCCTCTATACCCAAGACACCGATTTGGAACTGCAGCCGGTGCGAAACGCTACGGTATGGCCCAGATCCAGAATGAGGGATTTGTTTAAACTCACCCCTTTTGATTGTTATCAGTAGTCGTGCTAAATATACAGCGCGAACGTAGCACGCGGTTCCGCTGACTGATATCGTCCGCCGATTTCTACCCATGTCTCCGAACCTGGCGGCCAAGTCCTATTCCGTTCAGACACTATTTGGCAGTAGAGATGGCTCAGAACGCAGCCGACCGAATCGGCATCCTCTGTTCTGCGGATCAGCCCGTGTTCTCCGCGGTCGCCGAGCGCCTGCGCGAATCCGGTTATACCGTTCGGTTCTTCGATCCTCGCTCCAACATCTCGCCAAGTAAACTCGACCATCTCTCACTACTTGTCAACAAGCAGGTCTTCCCGGTTACGCTCCCTTCTCTCGACTACGCCCGGCGAACGGGTATACCACTGTGGAACAATCTCCCTGCAACGATAGCGTTTAGCTCTCGCCTGATCTGTCTGCAAGCGCTCGAGGAAGTGGGATTTCGCACCCCCACAGTGACGTTTGAGAAACCTGCGGGGGAGTACGTTGCAAAGGACTACTACATCTGGAATGGGGACCCCGAACTGAACGGCGAGGGGGACTTCTATCAGGAACTCATCCCGACGAAACCGGTCGACTACAAGTACTACGCCGTCAACGATGGGGAGTGCATTCAGATGGCGGGCAGGCGCGTCACGTCGAAGCTATACCGCCCTAAGCGCTTCCTCGGCAAGGCCCGGGCCAGACCGAGGCTTACCGCCCGCCTCCAGCGTCTCGTCGAACGAACCGATCTTCGAGGTCTCGGGGTCGATTTCGTCCGGGATGACGAAAACCGATTCTGGGCTATCGATCTCAATCTCGCAGCGGGATACCGAAACACCGGGTTAGAACTCGCGATCTGTCGGTCCATCCGTGCGAGCCTTCCCGGCCACTGATCTACCGCTGGGACACGACCTTTGTACCTGGCAGTTATTTTTGTGGACGGTGAGATAACGTACTGGATCTCGCACGCACTTCCTGACACCGTCTCGTCAGCTCACGCGGTATGCGCGAGTTACAGGGCGCTAGTTGATCACTCGATTTCTAGCTGACTGCTCCCACTATCTCCCTCACTGCCGTTCTCGTTCCATTCGAGTTCGAACTCGATACTCAATTCACCGGGTCCGTCCGTCGGTCCCTCACGTTCGGCTTTGACCTCGAATGTCGGGCGAGCTGGCGGCTCCATCGTCACGGACTCGGATCCCGATTTAAGCGTGATCGCGTCCCCTTGTTCTAACTTGTCGGCTACACGCTGAAGGTACGCTGCGATCTCCTCTCGACTATGATCGCTCTCCGATTTGAACAGGATTTCTTCGGGCATATAGACACATACACCACCGATACTGATAACTGCAACCCTGTGTCGGAACCGCTCTGCTGAACCCAGCCTCTGGATGTTGCACGCTGCTTTTGCCAGTTGACGTATGGGACAGACTTTATTGCGTTACGTTGCCCACCTGTCTTGAGCAACCACTTCCACAGATTGATCTGGATATTGTGTCACCTTCGTGCTATTCATTTAGTATCGACTGAATGTTCTCTCTGGTTCCGAAGCCACTGTCGATACACGAGTTTCTGACCGGAACAAAGACAGTGTACGTGTGTGTGTCATGGCAGGTATGGAACACACCGTCGGTGAACTTCGAAATGCAATCAGGGTAGCGGTAGGCCGATTTGAACGAGAGGGGTCGCCAGCGTTCACGAAAGAGGACCTCGCCGCAGTTTGTGATGCAGTGGGGTATGAGATTGAGACGAGCGGGCGTCTGCCTCCGAAAGCAGAAATGAGGGCAGGCATCTTGTGGAAAATCGATGTTGTAGAAAAGGCTGATCCGGAGGAAGCACCGTCGTTCCGAAAAGATGAGCTGGAAGCGATCATGGCAGCTGTTCAGTAGGTTTGGAGATCGATTGTGGATTCATTGATGAGGTCGGGGGGCCCAGTGAGTAATCCATTCGCAGTTCTCCGGATCAGCTGATTCAGCACAAATAGATGGGGAAATAACAATGATTTGCTGGATTTATGCTCTGTATGCAACACGCGGCTCCTATCAAGTTCAAAGGGTTTCAGCAGAGCCAGCGTGAAGTGCGTTCAAATCAGACTCGACGGTCCAGAGATTTACACTGAATCGAGATTTTCTAATGTCAACAAACTCGCCCTCGTTGGTTTATCTGCCCCTAGAGGACTGCGGGGGCTCACGAGAGTTCCCCGCGGTGAATTATGGAAATAGTGGAAAAGCCAACGGAATTGACAAACGCTGAGACGTTTCTTCACCGAGGTGTCAGCAGATGAGCAGAGGTGATGAGTGTGGAGTACCGACCTGCTCAGAACCTGTTCGTGATCAATCAGGATACGCCGGCCGCTTCTGTTCGAACAGGTGTGAGGTTCGGTACGATCACCTCCGAGCAGATGCGCGGGATGCCGCATACGCTGAACAGGAGGAAGGTCACTGATGCTCGAGCAGCGCGATCACCGCGGTAAGCGGTTCACGATTGGTCACGAGGATACTACCGACGATGTAGCCCTCGAACGTTGTCGGCGAGCAGAGGCACTCGAACGACAGGTTCAACGTGACCTCCGCGAACTCGAGCGTGCAAAAGCAGTTGCCGGTCCCACTGGGAAACACCCCGATGCTGAGGTACTCGAGCGATGATACCGAATGAACGAACTTCAAATCCACACGATGTCCCTGGTGTGGTCTCATTGTGGTAAGTCCATCTCATATTCAGCCACAAGCTTCTGGAACTCCGACCACTCGAGGAGGCGATCGTTGTCAACCTGACCGTGAGTCTCGAGATACTGGAGTAGGGTGTCGATTTCGTTTTCGAGGGACCTCGAATTTGATGCGCCGGAGAACTGTGTAACATTGTACGAAACCGATTTGTGAACTACCCCGCCCTGCTCGGCCTGACGGCCTCGCTGAGGACGGGGCTTCCTGTTTCTAAGACACGCTTTGCAGGAACCGAATCGGTCCCCACAGGGAGCGCAGTCTCCGCAGGCATTGAATCGGAGTGAACCACTCCTACGTGATCGAGTCCGCGTGAAAGAATGTTGTACGCCGCGTTGAGATCTCTGTCGGCCTTAAACCCGCAGGACGGACACGAGTGTTCTCGAACCCACAACGGTTTCTCGGTCGAAACGCCGCACGCTGAACACTCTTTCGTCGTCCCGCGTGGATCGACGGCGACGAAGTGCGTTCCATCGCGTTCGCACTTGTATTCGAGCATTCGCAGGAACGTCCCCCATGCCGCGCCTGCTCGGTTGTGACTGTTCGATGGCAGTTCCATCAACCCCTTCGCGTCGAGGTCTTCGACCGCGACGAGGTCGTATTCCCGAGCGTAGTACGCCGAGAGTTTGTGCAGGAAGTCGCGGCGCTTTCGCTTTAGGTCGGCGTGACGCCGGGCGACGACGCGCTGTTGTTTGCGGTAGTTCGCCGATCCGTGGTCCTTCCGTGAGAGTTTGTGTTATTCGCGTTCTAACCGCTCGCGTTCCTCGGAAAGGTCGGGACGTTCGACGGCAGTTCCATCGCTGTCGTGGGTGTACTTCAGGATCCCCACGTCGATCCCAACGCACCGCTCGTGATGTTCGGGCTTCGGTGGTGCGTCGTTCTCGGTTTCGATACTGAGGACGGCGAACCACTCGCCCGTGGGTTCCTGCTTTACGACGACCTCTTTGATCGTGGCCCCGTTGGGAACGTCGCGGTGGTAGACCATCGGAATATCGCCGATTTTGGAAAGGGAAAGTACAGTACGGCCACTCGTGTTGTTGAGTTCGAAGCCGGTTTGACTGTACGTGATCGAGCGAAATTCCTGCGGGCCTTTCCACTTGAGTTCGCCGACGCGGTAGCCGTTGTCCTTCCGCCCCTTCAGCGTCGAGAGGTTGTCGTACAACCGTTGGACGGCCTTCTGGAGGACCTTCGAGTGAACGTCCTTCAGGTCGCCCCACTCGCGTTTGAGGTTCGGCAGTAGCTTCTGCTCGGAGTAGGCGGACGTACCGTCGACTCGGTTGAGTCGGTGAAGGAAGTGGTTGTAGACCTGGCGGCAGGTATCAACGGTCCACGCTAATCGCTCGTGGAGTTCGCCGGTTGGGTTGAGTCGATACCTGTAGTTGTAGCGCATGAAGCCGGCCTACTCGCCTGAATCGATGTCTGGTTCAGAAACACGGACGACTTTCACGTCCGCTCCAATCCACCGTTTCGGGACGAGAACGTGCGCGCCGTTTCCGACCGGGCGAACGTCTCTGTCGATGACTTCGTAGCCCTCAATTTCGTGCCGATCCATTAACTTTGTATATACTATGTTGTAACATAAGTCTACCGATTACGCAGGCCTGCGGACCGGTCGGTGTCGGTAGTTGGTCAAGGGAGCTTACGGCGCGTATCCCCTCCCTACTCACTCGCTTCGCTCGTTCCTTGAGGAAGGGGCATTGCGCCTGTCTTGGGTAAAGTGGTTTCGAGTAATGTTACAGACAGCGGCGCGGAGAGCTGACAAACCTTCTTAACCAACAAAACTATGAGATGAGAACTCGTGTTGGTTAACACAGGGAGACTCGATGTCCTACGAACCACCGACCCCACCAGCGAACTTTCCGAGGGAAGTCGTCAACACCCTCAACGAATCCACACCGAACCGTCTTCGGGACGTTGCTCGCTATGCTGAAGAGTTGGCTGAACACAAGGAGCGCGAAGCTCGTCTCGAGGAGGAGTCAGACGACGCCACCGTCCAGGAGCGACCCAATGATCTCCCGGACGACGTCCCGGCGAAGGCGACGATCACGATCAAGGAAATCAACGACAATCGCTACTATTACTGGCAGTGGCGTGAAGGAGACAAGATCAAATCGAAGTACAAAGGCCCGGTCAATCCCAACGGATAGAGCAAAACCGCTCCAGTTTTGTGACCAGTTGTTGTGGGTGACACCCCGTCTGCGAAGTGAAAGAAGGGGTGTTAGCGCTCGGGTCGCGGGGCGGTCTCGTAGCGTTTGATGTCGTCGGTCTTCTCAACGCGGTTGTAGATCTCTCGAAGCGTGTCTTGTGCCCGGTGGAGCTTGTGCTCCTCGAGGAACTGCCGACCACTCTCGCTGATTCCGTAGAACTTGTACGGCAGATCGTTCTGCCGACGATCCTCTGGCAGAAGCATTTCCTCGACGATACCAGCGTTGACGAGCTGCTGGAGGTGCTGGCGAATCGTCGTCTGGCTCTTGCTGGGGTTGACGTAGTCGAGTTCCTTCAGCGTCGGCAATTCCGACGGATGCCCAAAGATGTCCTGGAGGAGCGCAAACCGCGTCTCCTGAGTGACGACGTTGAGCCGCTCCCGAACGGACTCTAGGTCGCTCGGCGGGTGATCGGACGTACTCATTACCTCATTGTTGGGGTGGTGCGTGCAAAAGCGTTTCGCTCAAATACGAATCAGTATGGGGCGATACAGTTGCTGATGCAGTCACCACATTGAAGCAGGATACAGGAGAATTCCCGTTCTAATGAGTGAGAATCCGGTCACTGTCGATGAACTCGCCGAGAAAGCTGATGAGTATCTTTACGAGGCTACACTCACGCCAAAAGAGTACGAAGCGCTGAAACACAGTGTTGCGGAGCTTACGCCGATATTCTCAGCTAAGAATTCGTACTTCGTCCTTGGCAGTTACGGACGTCCCGAAATCCACCGTCTCCAGCTCGTCAAAGATCGTCTCAACCGACAGCGCGATACATACGCGTTCCTGATGGTCGACATTCGGAGCGAGTGGACGAACACGTACCTCAAGTTCCGGCTGCTCGCTGACTACACGGACTTCATTGTGGGCGTCGCTGAACACGCTCAGGGAGGCTTCCTCGTCGAACAAGGCTACTTCACTGCCCTCGAGGAGTACTTTACGAAGACCCATGTGTTCAAACGCGAGTATGACTCGTTAGATGTAAACTCGATCGGTACGGGCATCGATATCGACAGCCCGTATAGCGGTATGCAGACCGCGATCTTCGAGATGCTCGACAATGCTGGGCGGCTCTGTCAGTGGACATCTGAGGACGACCTTGTCGAGTGTGCCGAGGCTCTTGTGAGTAGACAGAAATAACCGCAGACGAAACGAATCGGTAACTCACGCACCCACATTTCCGTTGTTTCTCCACGACATCCTTGTGACCAATGGCACCGACGACGAGAAAATTGTAGGACACACCCCCCGTTTTCGAGTAGTAAGCACCAGAATTGTTGCGAAAGGGCGACGTTCGTAGGAGCAGTTCTCGATCCAGTAAACGAGAGGATTAACCAACAGTTCAAGAGATCAGCCAGCAACGTTGGTTAATAGAGTCGTGACCCATGTCCTATTCTCCACCAGACCCACCTCGTGAAGTCCCAGCTGACATCGTTTTGAAACTCGATGAGCAATCCCCAGAGGTACTCCGACAAGTCGCTCGATTCGCCAAGGAACTTGCCGAGCATCGCGAGCGAGAAGTACGATTAACTGAAAACGAGAAGGATGAGGAGGTCGAAGAGCGACCAGAGGACCTCCCGGATGACGTTCCTTCGAAGGCGACGATCACGATTAAGGAGATCAACGACAACCGCTACTACTACTGGCAGTGGCGAGAAGGAGAGAAGATTCGTTCCCAGTACAAAGGCCCCGTCAGTCCCGACGAGTAGACGAGATCGAACCATAGCTGAATGTTTGTTTTAGTACCATTGGAAACGGAACAGACGACACCCCCCAGAGTGTGAATGGAATCGGTTTGCCTGACACCCCTCAGTGTGAATGGGTCCGGTCAATTCGGATGAGGGAGACTTGGGGTGAAGACACCCACCCCACGTTTCCGTCGTAACTGGATGTGGATGGAGGGGGTGCGACTGATTTCGAAGGGATCACACCCCCCGCGTTTCCGTCGTTTCTCTACGACGGCGTAGGGAGAAGCTACAGGTAGCCACTAATTATGTTGGCCCAGAAACAATCATAGATGAACTAACTGCTGGAACACATAGATTAAAATACCATAGCTGAGAAAAGTCCATTAAGTGTACTTCGGCAAAAGAGGAGACGAAGTACTTCGCCTCCTCAGGTGAAATAATCCTCTCCAGTTGATTCTATGGATGGCTAGCTATGGACGATCAGGCCGCTCTCGTCTCGGTTATCTCGTCGTGGACGTCTTCTTCGAGTCCCCTCCCCACCTGTTCGCTGATTACGACGGAAACGTGGGGTGTGTGGGTTCGGAATCCGAGATCGCGGCCACGCTTCCGTCTTCGGGTTTCCTATCTCACGTCGGAAACACGGCTATATTGTCAACAATCCAATTCCAGCGAATTACGGCATCTTCACGCTGATATCGGACAAGGAACGTCGGAAACGTGGGGTGGTATCCTCCACTAGATTTATACTTCTTCCGCTCACACTGTGTGATATTCAATGACGCCCGACTCTTCACCCAATTCTGTCGACGATCCCCTCTTTGAATCCGGGCATCGTCTCTTCGCGAACAAGGATCTCCTAAAAATCGGCCACGTTCCAGAGGCTGACCGGATCGTCGGTCGCGACGAGGAAATCTCGAAACTCGCAAAACGCCTCAATGGCGCTGTCCACGGGTACTCTCCGGAGAACGTAATGATCTACGGGAAAACAGGGACCGGTAAATCTCTCGTTTCAAAACACGTCTGTCAACGAGCTCAAAATGCTGCTCAGGATGGCGTCGAGATTGGAACAGCGTATCTCGACTGTGCAGAAGACAATACCGAGACCCAGGCGATCTCCTCACTTGCCGCGAAGCTGAACGATGAATCTTCTACTGGAATCACCGTTCCTCATACCGGCCTCAGTACGTCGAAATACTACAAACTCCTCTGGAAGACGCTTGACGCTCAATTCGATTCTGTGATCATCATCCTGGACGAGATCGACTTGATGAACGACGACAGCGTGCTGATGAAACTCTCGCGCGCTGAAGAGGCGGGGAAAATCGACTGTAGCGTCGGTGTCATCGCGATCAGCAACAAGATCCAGTACGTCGACAACGTGAACGAGCGCGTGAAAAGCAGTTTTCAACACAAGGAGCTGTTCTTCAAGCCATACGACGCCAACCAGCTCCGGGAGATCATGTTCAACCGCGAGGACGCCTTCCAGGACGGCGTCCTTTCCGAGGACGTGATTCCGCTCTCGGCTGCCTTTGCCGCACAGGAACACGGCGATGCTCGGAAGGCGATCGATATTCTTCGCCACGCCGGGGAGGTCGCCTACGAGGCCGGGGCAGAGCAAGTAGCGGAGGAACACGTCCGCCAGGCGCAGCAACACGCCGAAAAGGACCGGTTCAGAGAACTCGTGAACGGTGCACCCACGCAGGCGAAGGCGGCGTTGCTGGCGCTAACGGAACTGAGTGTCAACACCAACGACGATGCTTTCCTCACGAGCCGGGTGTACGACCAGTACGAACGCATCTGCAACCATCTCGATATGGATATCCTCTCCGTCCGTCGGTTCCGCGATATCCTGAAAGAGCAAGCTTTCCTCGGGGTTGTCGAAATCGAGAAGATCAACAAGGGAAGTGCGGGCGGCATCCACCTCCAGAACCGACTCATCGAAGATCCTCAGGTCGTCCGCGAAACGATCTTTGAGGACAGCCGGATGCAGGACTGGGCTCACAAGTAACGAGTAGGAATACCTTACTACCGCAAGGGTGTGGACGACGGAAATCTGGGGTGGGGCGTGCGGAAACGACGGAAACGAGGGGGGTCGAAAATTACGTCGGAAACGTGGGGTTGGATCGAAACGACGGAAACCAGGGGTGGGGTCCACTACGACAGTTCGTTGGTGGCTCCGAACGAGCTCAAAACGGCGTCCCTCTCACCGGTAAGTTCTCGGCGAATGTCGGATCGGTTCCACCGAGCGGTGCAAGCACGCTCTCGACCGCTCTGACCAGCTGCGTCTCGTAGTACGAGGCGTCGTAGGTCTCGATCGCTTCGTGGGCGAGGGCGACCCGTTCTCGCGAGGATTTCTCGTCGTCGACGACTACATACTCGATATCCTGCCCCGGGTGGACCGCCAGATCCTGCTCGCGAGTCCGTTTCAAGGCCGCCACGTTCTGGGTATTCTGTGAGTAGCCTTCCAGCGGCTTGGAGACACGATTTCGCTCGACGATCCACTCCACCGCTACATTTCCCGCCTGCAGTTCGTCGATTGCTCGTTCGAGACATCCGAGCACCACGTCCGGTGACCGCGTGGCATCGAGCCGGTCGAGACAGTCCCGCTGGACGTCCTCGATGAACGGCGGGGTTGAGTGCTGCCGGGCTTCGATGCCTCTGATCTTGAAGTCGGCGTCGACGGCGCCGACGTCGTCGGTTCCACGCCGACTTGGGTGGTGCGTGCCGCGAGCAGCTGCCGCCAGTATGCGAACGTCGTCTGGTAGTACGCGCCGTCGTCGACGGGATAGACGAGCGTCTCGAAGTCCTCGCCGACGACCCGTGGGCCCATCCGGGTTTGCTTGCAATTTAGTGGTGGTCGGCGACCGTCGCAACTGGCTCGGTGAATTCGTTTCGTTCGTTTCGCGTAACGAGCACCGGGATGTCGTACCCATCGGCGTAGGTTGCCAACTGGGCGAGAGTTCGAGCCTGAAGGGTTTTCGCGTGGGTCTCGCCGAGGGTATCGTCGGCGCGGTACTGGGTGTCGACCGCCGGCGCGACGGTGAGGGCGGGCGTGTGGGGCGACGTGTCCTCGTCGCGACTTGGTGCCCGTCGACCGGCCGACCCGGTATCGGCGGTGGACATCTGGATTGATTGGGTCACCGCTGTCGGGAGATCACAGACGGCGCCGTAGTGCTGGTAGGCGGTAAATCCGCGTGCGACGTGGATTCGATCGAGCAACCGTTGACTGGGCGCGATCTGAGCGAGTGTCGTCGTCGTCGTCGCGTGGCCGTTTGCGTCGACCCAAAAGGCGGGGCCATCGTGTAGGAGGAGGTGGCCGAGCACGAGCGACTGCAGGATCGGAACGTCGCGGCCTCCCTCGACGTCGAGCAGCGTGATGCCGTCGTCGAGCTGCGGCAGCAGCATCTCATCCGTAGCCGGATCGGCCTGGTCAGCGAGGGACCGATTGCGGTCAGCCCCCCGTGTCGGCTGGTCCACCTCCAATCAGTTCGACGTTGAGTATTTCCCCATACTCGACTAGTTGTCTACGTTCCCGATAAGCCGCGCCGTGGCGCTTCCATGTTTCAGGGAAGGGCTGGAAGGTATGTAGAACCGGACTCAGGCAACGGATTTCTGCCATCGTTCGACCGTTTCCGAGAACGTTTCCAGAGTGGAAGGCGGATAGCATCGTCGGATTAACCAACAGTTCGGGGAATCAAGCTCAATTGTTGGTTAAGACTGCTTGGACCCTTGGTGACATCGAACTCACGAAATGACATTTCTGCTGACGGCCCCACACACCCCCCGAGCCTACGATCTGATGTGATCGACGATTGTTCTCAGCGCCGTTACATCGTCGATATTGTACTGTTTGAGTCGATCCCAGTCTGGTTCTTCGCCGTCAAGGAGATATCGCGTGTACTTGCTCCCGACCACAAAACCATCGACGGTCGGGTCTTGATATTCAAACCCGAGTGCATTCGCTACGACGTCCAATTTATGCCGATTGAAGGGCCCGAAGAGTTCCTGTTGGGCAGTTATCCCGAGGTCGTGTGCTCGCTCCAGATGGTTGATCCCCTCAGTGATGCCGTGTTCGTCGAACCTTCGACTTAGACACTGTTCATCGAAGTAGTTCCCTCCGTAGTAGATGATTGGCTCGGAGCCATGATTATCAAGGTACTCAGACAGCTCCTGAAGGAGTCCTGACTCGTCGTCCGGATCGAAGAATTGTCGGTACGCATCGTTCTGGTAGCTGTAGGTGCCGACCAGCCAGACCCGATCCTGCTGAAGGTCCGTTTCTATGTCCAAGAGGAGAGGCTCCGTATCGTGAAGGTCGTCGAAGGCGGACTTGTTTAGAATCACGACCTCATCGTTTTCGAAAGCCTCTCGATGAGCAATCCACCGGTCCACGTGCCATGACGAGGCTCCAGGGAGGGCTTCGAGTTCGGCACGCCGTTCTTCGGTAATCTCATCTGGGCTAGTGATTCCTAACCCACTGAACTGTTCCACTCGTTTTCTCCCGATCTGGACGAGATCAGTCAGGCGGCTTCCTAGCAGATGGCGAGTGTCGTAGAACTCGTATTCGATAGACTCGTTCGAGGCGTCGATAGTGATGAGTGCGTATCTTCCTGGGTCATTTAATCCGTCGTGGGATGCAATGTTGATCACCGTGCCGTAATCGAGGGTTTCAACTCTGCCTCCGAATTGATGGCAATGACCGCAGACGGTGGCTGGGGGCTGGATGTCGTTTATGAAGCTCCTGACGGCCTTCGACCCGATATGTTGTTGCCCGAATCGCTTACCGATATCGAGAATGCCGAAGGGAGGGGTGTGAGTGACAAGAATCGGGGTTCTGTCCTCACAAGCGGTGTGTTGTTCGGAAAGGTGCTGTTGGACGTCGTCCTCGGAATAGGTGATGAGACCAGGACCCTGGGTTGATCCTTCCTGACCGATGAACACGAGGTCCTCGTAGGTGTATGGTGTCCTGTGGAGGTCGGTGGTAAATTCCGTATCGAATTGCGGACCGGTTGACGGGGGGAAGTCGTCGTTTCCTCGGACATAGAGTGATTGTTGGTGCTTCGTGAGGCGAGCAAGTTCTGCAAGATGATCTGTGTCAGTATCGGCGTTTTTGAAACGTGAGAGGTCGTCGCCGGCATACAGTAGTAGATCTGGAGTTGCTTCTACAGTTTCGAGAATGGTGTAGAGATCGTCAATCGGTTGAGAGCGCCAGTCAGATACGGCAAGTATGTGGGTCATTTTGTATGAGCGTAGTTAGTGTAGCCTCTTCTATCGTTTGTTTAGGTGTACCGTCTGTCATTAGGAGGTTCTCCGCCCCCGTTGGCCACTATTCACCTGTCGGGCACGCACTAGCAGCGACGTCGATGTCTGGCTGTTTTCCAGGATCTGACTCGAAGATCGCTGCCGCAGTTAACCAACAATCCTGGCTCACCGGGATAATATGTTGGTTAAGCACGTCGACGTGATGGGGTTCCTGTGCGACCACGTTGAAGATGCTTGCCTCCGAACTCCTCGGTATGTGTGGCCGAAACTCCCTCTTCATCGATCAGGCCGACCTCGAGGCTTGCTTCGACGCCGAAGTCGTCACGGACGGCGGGTACACACCCCGGTACAACATCGCGCCTGGCGACGAGCTCCACATCATCACGAACGAGGCTCCAGACGAGATCGATGCCTACCACTGGGGACTGATTCCGTTTTGGGCGGACCAGCCCGAGGAAGGCATCATCAACGCTCGCTCCGAGACTGCCGACGAGAAACGCGTCTTCGAGCGGGCGTGGGAATCCCGCCCCTGTCTGGTCCCCTCGTCAGGGTTCTACGAGTGGAAGGCACCGAACGGCGGGACAAAACAGCCCTACCGGATTTACCGCGAGGACGACCCCGTGTTCGCGATGGCGGGGCTCTGGGACGTCTGGGAGGGCGACGACGAGACGATATCGTGCGTGACGATCCTCACGACGGACTCGAACGACCTGATGAACCCTATCCACGACCGGATGCCGGTCGTCCTCCCGCAGAACGCTGAGACCGAATGGCTCTCCGCAGGCCCGGATACCCGCAAGGACCTGTGCCAGCCGTATCCGAAGGATGATTTGGACGCCGACGAGATCTCGACGCGGGTTAACAACCCCGGAAACGACGATCCCCAGGTCATCGAGCCGCTGGATCATGAGCAATCGGGGCTCGGTGAGTTCACCTCCGGATAGGTGACGGAGTCCCTCGTCACTGCATCAGCGATCAGTTCGTCTCTGGGCTGGCGCTCGAAGGCGGTTGGCAGCCCGAACGATTCGAAGACCGTTTCCCAGGGGTCGATGTCCTGTTCTCGAACAGCGATGAACAGCGGATGGTTGTCGTGATCGCGGCTGACTTGGTAGCATCACGGTTCCAGAAGTAGACCGCATCATCCGCGTGAACGCGAGCAGCCAGTCACCGAACTGGGGGATGACATACGCCTCTCCGATCGATGGTGGACTTACGGCGGCGCTCGTAGCTACTAGTTTGCGCGCTGCGTCGCGTACGCGGTCGCTGATGACCGCGAGGCCATCGT belongs to Natronosalvus amylolyticus and includes:
- the orc4 gene encoding DNA replication protein Orc4, whose translation is MTPDSSPNSVDDPLFESGHRLFANKDLLKIGHVPEADRIVGRDEEISKLAKRLNGAVHGYSPENVMIYGKTGTGKSLVSKHVCQRAQNAAQDGVEIGTAYLDCAEDNTETQAISSLAAKLNDESSTGITVPHTGLSTSKYYKLLWKTLDAQFDSVIIILDEIDLMNDDSVLMKLSRAEEAGKIDCSVGVIAISNKIQYVDNVNERVKSSFQHKELFFKPYDANQLREIMFNREDAFQDGVLSEDVIPLSAAFAAQEHGDARKAIDILRHAGEVAYEAGAEQVAEEHVRQAQQHAEKDRFRELVNGAPTQAKAALLALTELSVNTNDDAFLTSRVYDQYERICNHLDMDILSVRRFRDILKEQAFLGVVEIEKINKGSAGGIHLQNRLIEDPQVVRETIFEDSRMQDWAHK
- a CDS encoding ribonuclease H-like domain-containing protein, giving the protein MTHILAVSDWRSQPIDDLYTILETVEATPDLLLYAGDDLSRFKNADTDTDHLAELARLTKHQQSLYVRGNDDFPPSTGPQFDTEFTTDLHRTPYTYEDLVFIGQEGSTQGPGLITYSEDDVQQHLSEQHTACEDRTPILVTHTPPFGILDIGKRFGQQHIGSKAVRSFINDIQPPATVCGHCHQFGGRVETLDYGTVINIASHDGLNDPGRYALITIDASNESIEYEFYDTRHLLGSRLTDLVQIGRKRVEQFSGLGITSPDEITEERRAELEALPGASSWHVDRWIAHREAFENDEVVILNKSAFDDLHDTEPLLLDIETDLQQDRVWLVGTYSYQNDAYRQFFDPDDESGLLQELSEYLDNHGSEPIIYYGGNYFDEQCLSRRFDEHGITEGINHLERAHDLGITAQQELFGPFNRHKLDVVANALGFEYQDPTVDGFVVGSKYTRYLLDGEEPDWDRLKQYNIDDVTALRTIVDHIRS
- a CDS encoding SOS response-associated peptidase, whose amino-acid sequence is MCGRNSLFIDQADLEACFDAEVVTDGGYTPRYNIAPGDELHIITNEAPDEIDAYHWGLIPFWADQPEEGIINARSETADEKRVFERAWESRPCLVPSSGFYEWKAPNGGTKQPYRIYREDDPVFAMAGLWDVWEGDDETISCVTILTTDSNDLMNPIHDRMPVVLPQNAETEWLSAGPDTRKDLCQPYPKDDLDADEISTRVNNPGNDDPQVIEPLDHEQSGLGEFTSG
- a CDS encoding helix-turn-helix domain-containing protein produces the protein MSTSDHPPSDLESVRERLNVVTQETRFALLQDIFGHPSELPTLKELDYVNPSKSQTTIRQHLQQLVNAGIVEEMLLPEDRRQNDLPYKFYGISESGRQFLEEHKLHRAQDTLREIYNRVEKTDDIKRYETAPRPER
- a CDS encoding DUF2080 family transposase-associated protein, with the protein product MDRHEIEGYEVIDRDVRPVGNGAHVLVPKRWIGADVKVVRVSEPDIDSGE
- a CDS encoding amphi-Trp domain-containing protein: MPEEILFKSESDHSREEIAAYLQRVADKLEQGDAITLKSGSESVTMEPPARPTFEVKAEREGPTDGPGELSIEFELEWNENGSEGDSGSSQLEIE